The stretch of DNA GATCAGAATAGACCGGGGTATTGAAAGTTTAACAAAACTTGTTCAGAACTTTTTTATTGATATTTTGCCTCTATTTTCCAATGCAATAATCGCTTTGATTATTATGTATATGCAGAATGTATATGTGGGAATGGTTTCTACCATTATAGTTCCGATCTACTTTTATATAAGTTCTTTGCAGGCAAAAAAATTAGGCGGAGTTCGCCGTCAGCTGAGAAATCAACGGGAGCAAAAAACCTCCGGGCTTTTGAATCTGATTAACTCCATTATGGTTATTAAAAGCTTTGTCCGGGAAAAATTTGAAGGTAAAAAACAATACGACCTTCAGATGCAATTGATGGAAAGCCAGATGTTCACCAGGAAAACCAACTTTATTTATGACGGATTGAAAACTTTTATAGAACAATTTGGAGTTGTTCTTATTATTCTATTGACTGTTTATCTTGTTTTGGATCAACAAATGACTATTGGAGCGATTATGCTTCATATCATGCTTTTTAATAACGTTTCTTCGCCGATCCGTCAGCTTCACCGTATCTATGATGATATGAATGATGCGATGATTTATGCTGAAGGATATTTTGACATTCTGAATGCAGATGATGAAAAAGAGCAAAGCGGAACATTTATAGAAAAAGAAATTAAAGGGACATTTGAATTAATAGATATCAACTTTACGTATCCTAATGGAACAAAAGCTTTACACGATGTATCCATGACCATCGAAAATGGTAAAACTACTGCTTTGGTAGGATTGAGTGGGGCTGGAAAATCTACTATTATTAACCTTTTATGTAAATTTTATCTTCCGGATTCAGGGAAAATCTTACTGGATGGGGTTAATCTTAATAATTTTGACAACACCTTTTTACGAGATGATATTGGCCTGGTTCTTCAAAAGAACCATATTTTTCAGGGAAGTATTGAAGATAATATCAGGTATGGAAATATGAATGCGACGTTTGACCAGATTCAGGAAGCAGCAAAGAAAGCATACCTACATGACCAGATTTTAGATTTACGTGATCAATACAGACATGATGCAACGCAGCTTTCCGGAGGACAGCAACAAAGAATAGCTATTGCCAGATTGTTCTTGAAAAATCCCCCAATTATTTTCCTTGATGAGCCTACAGCAAGTTTAGACGCTATTGCAACCGAACAAATTAAAAACTCATTAGATGCTATTAAAGAAGGGAGAACTGTTATTATCATTTCTCACTCGTTGTCTCAAATTCTGGATTCAGACAAAATTTATGTAATGAAAAAGGGAAGAGTTGTTGAAAGTGGCACCCATAACGAGCTTGTACAGCAAAACGGCACATACAGAGAAATCTTTGATGCTTCAGCAAGAAGCCTTAATTTAGATAAACTGGTCAGCTCTTTTAAAGATAATTGATTATTAATGTAGCAATGTTGTCAACTATCTACTTTCATTAACTACCAGCCATTAAATAAAATGAACGATCATTATCTTAAAAAACTTGATAGAGTAACGGCAATTCTTACGCAGTTGCAGTCCAAACCGTTGGTAAGGGCACAAGATCTTGCCGAAAAATTTGAAGTAAGCATCAGAACAATTTACAGA from Chryseobacterium piperi encodes:
- a CDS encoding ABC transporter ATP-binding protein, with protein sequence MIYGTLFLTFLGALAAQVNPLVLKYTVDEVTQLTTLPHPMSEGIHVLVIISIILLGKELLNIFINFGQKFYGEKIRINVSSVLAQSAIDKILSYRVAYFNDENHESGKLQIRIDRGIESLTKLVQNFFIDILPLFSNAIIALIIMYMQNVYVGMVSTIIVPIYFYISSLQAKKLGGVRRQLRNQREQKTSGLLNLINSIMVIKSFVREKFEGKKQYDLQMQLMESQMFTRKTNFIYDGLKTFIEQFGVVLIILLTVYLVLDQQMTIGAIMLHIMLFNNVSSPIRQLHRIYDDMNDAMIYAEGYFDILNADDEKEQSGTFIEKEIKGTFELIDINFTYPNGTKALHDVSMTIENGKTTALVGLSGAGKSTIINLLCKFYLPDSGKILLDGVNLNNFDNTFLRDDIGLVLQKNHIFQGSIEDNIRYGNMNATFDQIQEAAKKAYLHDQILDLRDQYRHDATQLSGGQQQRIAIARLFLKNPPIIFLDEPTASLDAIATEQIKNSLDAIKEGRTVIIISHSLSQILDSDKIYVMKKGRVVESGTHNELVQQNGTYREIFDASARSLNLDKLVSSFKDN